A part of Geothrix oryzae genomic DNA contains:
- a CDS encoding replicative DNA helicase — protein MADWLPERLPEDIDAERSFLATCCSPGAGFAASEAVFTLAEEDFVHPAHRAVFRALRVLIEAQVEVNSLTLKDALDQDDSLNKVGGYPGLVELLAGEDVERPQVLADVIRRKAKLRRLVHLGAQLVRQAAEEDEPPEVLVDQTAQSLFHLAQGDAKARGLLSIQAVADDAMERLHERLEGRLSPGVRVGFTRFDELTQGFQPGNLIVLAARPGIGKTALALNWILRAAQERDGRPGHCGAFFSLEMSHEEVFMRLLAAKSQTNMKDLQAGRAAGKIDHVLQARDELVQMPLFICDQASITVPQIQNMIVKQGSQSNRRVEFAIIDYLQLLSSPEGSRGAKQNEAVRIGEISRGLKLMAKDFGIPVVVLSQLNREVEHRTGGRPQLSDLRDSGAIEQDADMVAFIHRKMIPSANEEPDPSAELIVAKHRNGPTAIIQLHFQGEYAMYREMVRETSSYA, from the coding sequence ATGGCGGACTGGCTTCCGGAACGGCTTCCGGAGGATATTGATGCGGAGCGGTCGTTCCTGGCGACCTGCTGCTCGCCGGGGGCGGGTTTCGCCGCCAGCGAGGCCGTGTTCACCCTGGCCGAAGAGGACTTCGTCCACCCGGCCCATCGGGCCGTGTTCCGGGCGCTGCGGGTCCTCATCGAGGCCCAGGTCGAGGTCAACTCCCTCACGCTGAAGGACGCCCTGGATCAGGACGACAGCCTGAACAAAGTGGGGGGCTACCCGGGCCTGGTGGAGCTGCTGGCCGGAGAGGATGTGGAACGGCCGCAGGTGCTGGCCGATGTCATCCGCCGCAAGGCCAAGCTGCGGCGCCTGGTGCACCTCGGCGCCCAGCTGGTACGGCAGGCCGCCGAGGAGGACGAACCGCCCGAAGTGCTGGTGGACCAGACGGCCCAGAGCCTCTTCCACCTGGCCCAGGGGGATGCCAAGGCGCGGGGGCTGCTGTCCATCCAGGCCGTGGCGGATGACGCCATGGAGCGCCTGCACGAGCGCCTCGAAGGGCGCCTCTCGCCCGGTGTCCGGGTGGGGTTCACCCGCTTCGACGAGCTGACCCAGGGGTTCCAGCCCGGCAACCTCATCGTGCTGGCCGCCCGCCCGGGCATCGGCAAGACCGCCCTGGCCCTGAACTGGATCCTGCGGGCGGCGCAGGAACGCGATGGCCGCCCGGGGCACTGCGGAGCCTTCTTCAGCCTGGAAATGAGCCATGAGGAGGTCTTCATGCGCCTCCTGGCCGCCAAGAGCCAGACCAACATGAAGGATCTCCAGGCCGGCCGGGCGGCCGGAAAGATCGATCATGTGCTGCAGGCCCGCGACGAGCTGGTCCAGATGCCCCTGTTCATCTGCGACCAGGCCTCCATCACGGTGCCGCAGATCCAGAACATGATCGTGAAGCAGGGCAGCCAGAGCAATCGCCGCGTGGAGTTCGCCATCATCGACTACCTGCAGCTGCTCAGCAGCCCCGAGGGCAGCCGCGGCGCCAAGCAGAACGAGGCCGTCCGCATCGGCGAGATCAGCCGCGGGCTCAAGCTCATGGCCAAGGATTTCGGGATTCCCGTGGTGGTGCTCTCCCAGCTGAACCGCGAGGTGGAACACCGCACCGGCGGTCGCCCCCAGCTCAGTGACCTCCGCGATTCAGGCGCCATCGAGCAGGATGCCGACATGGTGGCCTTCATCCACCGGAAGATGATCCCCTCGGCCAACGAGGAGCCGGATCCTTCCGCCGAGCTGATCGTCGCCAAGCACCGCAACGGCCCCACCGCCATCATCCAGCTGCACTTCCAGGGCGAGTACGCGATGTACCGGGAGATGGTCAGGGAGACTTCCTCCTACGCATGA